The Glycine max cultivar Williams 82 chromosome 17, Glycine_max_v4.0, whole genome shotgun sequence genome contains the following window.
TATTAGTAAAATTCACTACAAGAAGTTTTAGCTCGTTTTATCAGGGTACATGGGAGATCCCTCGCTTTCCTCGGTCGTTTGCTCGTACCTCACTTCTTTGTAATTTGAGCTAAATGAACAATTTTATAGGAGATGCTCTCTGGTTTTGAGAATTCCATCTTCACAAACTACAATAATTACAACGTAAACATCCTCAAGTTAAAAAACAAGTGTGTTGTCAGTATCCCTTGGACCTTACTGAATCTGTCTTCTGCGTGATCATAGGAAGTTTCCGCAGTTAAAACCCTTCCCACGAAATTACCAATGAAGCCCACTATTTTACGCAACACAATTGCCTTAAATAACAAATGTAAAAGGCCAAAACAGTACTCTCTTGTTACGGATACAAAGAACTAACTAGGGTGactgatttaatttgatttgagtgtttattttttgaaaataatttttattttcaaatttttaaaacttataaaatatatatctagAAAAAAGTAATCTAAAGTGATATcatgtttttacatttttagaaaatactaaaaacattaatttgttgtttttagattttttttaaaaaaataatttctactcaaaattttaagtgaaggatttttgcttttattttttaaaatgaaaataaaaaacactcaAAATAAATGCCACCAATCAACAAATACAAAGCCGCTAAGGAAACTTCCCTTGTGATAGTACTTCCCACTACCTacttgaaaaattgaaatcctTCATGTATATTAACCATACATTCTTTCCATACCTTTGCACCAATTAACACTCACCCTTTTCAGTTTATACCAAATAAATGATGTTACAAGCTTCTTTTTTGCGCTTgatctctttcttctttctcatcGCACTCCCTCTTGGAAGAAGCTCTACCACCTTGAATGTACCAAAGGACATAATCAACCAAACATGCCAAAAATGTGCCAACCAATCCATCATCTTGAGCTACAAGCTATGCTCCACTTCTCTTCCGACGGTTCCGGTGAGTCACTCCGCAAATCTCGAAGGGTTGGCGTTGGTTGCAATGGAGCTAGCACTAGAGAATGTCACTAGCACTTTGGCAATCATAGAGAAGCTATTAGATAGCACAAGTTTGGATAATTCTGCTTTGGGGTGCTTAGCAGATTGCTTGGAACTGTACTCTGATGCAGCATGGACAATACTGAATTCCGTAGGTGTTTTCTTGTCTGGGAATTATGATGTAACTAGGATTTGGATGAGTTCAGTTATGGAAGCAGCATCAACATGCCAACAAGGTTTTACTGAGAGAGGTGAAGCTTCTCCTTTGACACAGGAGAATTATAATCTCTTTCAGTTGTGTGGTATTGCACTTTGCATTATTCATTTGGCTACACCTGGAGTACCTTATTCTCAATTATTCCACAGATAAATTTGGTCGTATACGCTGTCTTTCTCATTAATAAAGTGAGAGACATCGATTTAGTATCTCAAAATGGACAATATTAGTGAGTATAGTGGAAACGTTTTGTATCTTAATAGAAAAGGGAATTAAAGGAGAAAGACGGAGTAGAGATGCTAGTGCTAGACATTAGACATAGAAATTAGAATCATCTAcgttgttttctttgttttagtttttattagagCAAAATCTTTTCTATGAATGAAAGGTGTATTTATCGTAGAATTCCTCATCGATctgactatttttctttttaatttagtctatcaaagtttaaatttttaatagtttaacTTTCTATTCCGATATAACACCAAGATGCATTTGGATCTCATGTTATTAACTAATTAAcgtgacaattttattttataaaaagaaaaacgacgtaagaaaaaaaaaacaaaaaaactaggAGTTTAAGTCCCTCTCAACGAGAGTATACTTTTCAATATGTCATTTGTTGAAATTAtcgggtttttttttcttcttcttaataaTCTAACATATACAATTAACTAATTTAAGAAAAGTAAGATCTAAGAAAAAGGGTGTGATTAATAGAACTATTCTCTAAGCCAGTTGAAAGTTCATACCATAGCCAAAGCTTATACACGATAAGTTTGAAGGTACAAACTTAAAAATGAGTTAACAGAACTTTTTGGTCTAAATAATAGATATATATCTTCCATGAGAGTTGATATTGCTCGAGTCTTGTAGGGCTATTTATGATTGGATGCCTTCTAGCATGGGCAAGCTAAATAGGTCCTCTACCGTGCGAAAGTAAGATGGCTTGTTAGATACAAAGTTTTATGGAGACTATTATATGCctgaataaagtttttttaaaaactttttttttctctctctctcacaacTCTTTTCCTTTCTCCTAAATGGTGGAGAAATGCAAGTGGACCGCCGCCACCACCACACTAGAGAGGTCGTGTCCCTCCTttgtggaaaaaaatattatatctcTTTGAAACAATTGATCTTCCTAGTGTGGAGGATGGGGAGATACGGTCGCTGGTGCGGCAGTAGACGACAAAGCCAATCTTCCTGTAATTTTAGAAGGTGATCTAGAGGGCAATGCGAACTCTGATCGCAAATTTGTTGTCCACTAGCAGCTTCACATTGCTTTTACTCTTCACTTGCAATTCTTTCATCAAGGCATCTAGCCATACTGCTTGACATTTAGTTTCTGAGGCTGTAATGTACTCCGCTTCCCATGAAGAGAGTTCTACAACAGGTTCCTTTCTGGAGGATCAAGAGATTAGAGCTCCTTCAAAGAAGAAGATATAGTCTGTTGTGTTTTTCCCATCACACTTGCCTCCACATCAATCTGAATAAGAATATCTAACCAATTCTAGTTCTATACCAACCTCAGCCTTTGGAAATAGGATTCCAAAGTCCACTGTCCCTTGCACATATCTTAGTATCCTCTTTACAACTAACAAGTGAGACTGCTTTGGCTCTTGCATGAATCTACTGAAGCTGAGATTAGGCCTTGTATTGCACAAATATCTCAAGCATCCAACTATCTTTCTATAATAAGTAGGATCAACCAGATATTCATCTGTATCATTCTTTAACACAAGTCCAACTTCAACTAGTGTTCCTATTGGATTGCTTTGTAGCATATTGAACCTTTTCAATGGATCTTTTGCATATTTAGATTGATACATCACTACACCATATTGAGTCACTTTGAACTCAGTTCCCCAAACATAAGTGAGGAGTCCAAGGTCACTCATCTCAAATCCATTCATCATCTGACCTTTGAACATGTTAATTGTATTTTCACTATTACTAGTAATTAGGAGATCATCAACATATAGACACACTATCAGTTTCTCTGCTTTCTCATTGCCTTTCCAACATTTCACATAGACTACATGTTCTAAGGTGTATTTCTCAAAACCAATTTGAGACAAAAAGCTATCAATTCTCTTGTTCTGAGCTCTTGGAGCTTATTTAAGCCCACAGAGTGCCTTCTGGAGCCTGTACACCTTACTTTCATTACCTTTAACCTCAAATCCTTGTAGTTGATGCAcataaacttcttcttcttctagggGACCATTCAGGATAACAGACTTCACATCAAGTTGATGAATGGACCAATTAGCATTGGTTGCAGTGGCTACTACCAATCTAACAGTTTCAATCCTTGCCACTAGTGCATAGACTTCACTATAATCGATTCTTGCATTTTGCAAGAAACCCTTTGCTACCAATGTGGCCTTATACTTCACCACTTCTCCCTTAGGATTAACCTTTACCTTGTAGACCCATTTCAGTGCTATAGACTTCTTGTGCTGAGGAGGATCTACCAGCTCCCAGGTTTGATTCCCTCTCAATAGAGTTGATTTCCTCCTTCATAGCGTTTAACCATTTTTCATTTGTCACTATCTTTTCAAATTCAACAGACTCAAATTTTGCTATAAGTTCAAAGTGCACTAGTTCACCTTCTGAGTTGACTAATGATTCTTGAAACAACTCATAGTCTCTCAAATGAGATGACAATTGACTTATCCTTGCTGATATTCTCACAGTTTGATCTCTACTGATAGTTGGTGCAGCTGAGGTTTCTTCTTCTAGAAGTATCCTGGATTGACCCTCTTTAGAGGTTGTTCCCCAATTCCAACTTCTACTCCCATCGCATATCACATCCTTTCTTATAGTAACTTGACCATTCTCTGGATCATACAATCTGTAGCCACCGGTTGAGTGATAACCCAATGAAATATGTTGAGCGTCTTTGTCATCTagctttctttttatgtttgtaGCAAATTGAACCAAATGCCTCCAAGTATGTCGCATCTAGTTTTAATCCAATCCATGCTTCTTCTAGTGTCATACCTTCAAGTCTCTTAGTAGGAGATTGATTCAGAATATAAGTTGTTGTTGATACAACTTCTCCCCATAAGTAGCTTGGTAGGTTCTTACTTTTCAACATATACCTCACCATATTCATTATTGTTCCGTTCTCTCTCAACTGTACCATTGTGTTGAGTTATGTAAGGTGGTGTTACTTCATGAATTAGCCCTTTACTTTCATAGAAATGCTTGAAATCATTTGACATATATTCGCCCCCACCATCTATCCTTAGGATCTTGATCACTTTTCCACTTTGCTTCTCTACTAGACATTTAAATCTTCTAAAGGCTTCTAGTACTTCATGCTTCCTCTTAACCAAGTAGATCCTAACTTTCTTAGTTAAATCATCAATGAAACAAATAAAGTACTACGATGCCAAGTTTCTCAGTTGCTTTTGTGGGAAGATACTTGCTGAAGCTTCTTCTGGCTTGCTTGCATTTAATGCACTCTTTGCACATCTCTTTTGGTACTAAGATCTGAGGTAGTACTTCAACCATTTTCTGTCTGATAAGAAGGCGTAGGTCCTTGAAGTTGAGATGGCCAAATCTATGATGCCATAACCACTCCATCTTGTTTTTTGAGGTTGCAAGACACTCATGCTCCAGAATATTCATCCAAATTCTAAAGGTCCTGTTCTCAGATAGGTTTACCTTAATCACAAGTTTTTGGTCTTCATCAAACACTTTGAGACAATTGTCCTCTATCCTTATAACAACCCCCTTTTCAAGTAGTTGGCCTAGGCTTAACAGATTAGTCTTCATGTCAGGTACAAACAACACCTCCTCGATGATAGGGTCTTTTCCATCCTTCCCCTTGAATGTTACTTTTCCAATACCTTCAGCAGTCAATGTAATATGATCTGCAAAGCAAACTCAGCTCTTGGATGATTCATTCATATTGATGAACCAATCCCTCTTCCTTGTCATATGAGTGGTGCAACCAGAATCTAAGTACCATGAGAAGTCACTTGATGATTTACTACTAGTGGTAGCCATAAGCAATACGAATTCAGAATCCGAGCCTTTATCTTGAGCCAAATTTGCATGATTACTGGCCTTGTTCTTGGCACCTTCTCCTTGCCAACATTCTTTTGCATAATGATTAGGTTTCTGACAGTTGTAGCATTTCACCTTTCTTTTTTCGAACTTCTACTCCTTGTTGTtgttggagtttgattttgagaaGTTTAGCATGATGTTTTTCCTTTGAAGGATTCACTGCCTTTAGCTGTCACTTGTTCTTGGTTCTTTGTGGTGGTGTTTGACTTGTTTCCTTTCCATGGTCCTTTCCCTTTCCATTTGTAATTGGGTCATGCATGAAGTGTCTATTCTTGATGGGATCTTCACTCATAGATCCTCATCTCATGTGCCTCAAGAGAGTGTTGCAATTCTTCAATCTGTATTATGTCTAAGTCCTTTGACTCCTCGATTGCAACAACTACATGATCAAATCATGGTGGCAAAGTTCTCAATATTTTGTCTACCACTTGTTGATATGAGATTATGTCCTTTGCAGGCCCTCATTGAATTGACTAGTTTTTGAATTCTGTCAAAGTAATCTGCTACAGATTCTTTGTCCTCCATGGTGAGAAGTTCATATTGCCTTCTCAGTGTCTGCAACTTAATCTTCTTATTCTTCTCTCCATCTCCATATGTTTTCCCTAGAATATCCCATGCTTCCTTTGATACGGAGgctttggatattttattgaatatcTTTGAATTCACACATTGGTAGATGAGAAAACACGCCTTGCTATCATGTTTCTGTTGTTGTTTGAAGGTCAGTTTTTGCTCCTCAGTGGCATTCTTGTTCGATTCTATAAAACCAGTTGTCACTACTTCTGCCCCATCTTGGAAGCCAAAAATCGCCGACATTTTGATCCGtcaattatcaaataatttgcCATCAAAGACTGAAAGAGACCCCTGAATAATACTATTAGGGATTGCCATGTATGCACCCCACTCATTTCTTCAATCACAATGCGAGTACATAATCGATTCTTCTTCAGTTGTTCTTCTAACCAATAACTTTCACTCAGCCACCGCACCTCACGAAAAAATGGTGGAGAAGAAGACTCAATACACAAAACTTgcgagaaaacaaaaagaatctctCAAGAAGAAGACacattttattgaaaacaataaaaaaaaaactctctaaCTACCATTCCTCATAGGTGTAGGATCTCACAACTCTTGATACCTTGCTAAACTCTCtctaaaatacatttaaaaataaagcataCAATTGAATGGATAAAAAACTATATTGATAACAAACTTTGGAATTTTATCATATTCAATATTATGAAGAGCATATAACAATCATTACTTAAGAGTAACTAACTCAAGTAACTCCTTTAACATTTAacaatttttgaattatttcttgacatttcataatatattttatcaataaattgaattttttatttgtcactttatatttagtaattattttaccagataattttatcaaaacttATAATTCAACCTGGATACTGACTATTCAGATAAATAAcgactaaaaaattatttttattaaaaattaaatttaaataatatcttaataatttaatcttaactTAAACATATGCATCATCATTAACTTCACTTGATTCAGTAGTCACCCTcttaatataaaagttaaaatatatacGAAATTATTGCTTGACCGACTAAGAACGAATCCGTAACGAGCttaaaaaacaacataataGCGATTAGCGATctgttttgaaataaaaaagaatactaATTATTAAATCCTGGTAGACATGCactaaaaataaatctaaaatttcaCTTGCACCCACCCACACACCCTCGCATCCATCGTAATCAAAACTTAATTCACATTTTTGTTTGGGTTTTTTCATCACAGTgcttttctttccttccttctgAGATTGCTGAAGAGAGAAAAGCAAAATCGAAAGAACTGAATTGGATTTCATTGGCGGAGTGAAAGTGAAGTGTTGCGCAAATCTGATTGGCAAGAATGGCGCCAGTGTCGGCTCTCGCAAAGTACAAGCTGGTGTTCTTGGGCGATCAATCCGTTGGGAAAACCAGCATCATCACTCGCTTCATGTACGACAAATTCGACAACACTTATCAGGTCTTCTTCTTTCAGATCCAATCTCTCTTTCACTATTtcatcacattttttaaaaaaaattcaagagatCACGGTTTTACCGTGGAATGGGATCATTGCTTTCGTCGTGATTGGTGGTGATATGTTCCTGAATTTaggttcattttttgtttttaagaaattGTTATTTAAACAGACGCCAATGTGGTTtggtatataaaatttattatacttttaaaattttaccatGTGTTTTTGTCCCTCATTCCAATTGTGATTGCCTTGAAgacattaaataatttcattacaaAAATTTGGTGGCTACTATAATTGTATGTTGTATGATGCAGCTTCAGGGGAGGAAATGGCATATTGGAGAGAAACAGAAAACAGATTCAGATTCCAGTGTTGCACGTGTCTTATAAAAACTTTAACTATATAGGCGTCTAATAGTTTAGTTTTTTGATCCGCAAAAGTTGAGTGTTAGTTGGTTAGTTTTTCTTAGCAAGAGAATCAATCCCGTTACCATTtactctttctcttctttcttaacCACCCAACCAACTTTATAAGTCTAATAGTTTCGTAGTAAATTATTTggagaatagaaaaaaaaataggcatATAAGAACATTGTAGCACCAGTAATTCTGAGTCACGCGAAATGATTTTAAGACATCCATATATGTATTTTCTTGTCTTTACTTCCATGTCCACCTGCAAGTGAAACTAAAGTCTACAGTTAATGTGTACACATGTGATGATGGGGCATGTTGAAGTCCCACATCGAATAAATATAGTGTCGAGATAAACTATATAAGTGGAAAGTAATCCTCACCTTACAAGCCGGTTTTATAGGGTTGAGCTAAACTCATGAAAAACCTACTTTTTGACAACACATTATGTGCAAATATAATTCTACACATGCATTTAGTTGTTTACATTTTGACCGTACTCaaaactttccttttttttcccttttgctAAACAGGCTACAATCGGTATCGATTTTCTGTCAAAAACTATGTATCTTGAAGATCGAACTGTTCGACTGCAATTGTGGTAAGATGTTGcttgatcattttaaaaatttcactaGGGAGGGTAAGGAATAGttatgaagaaaatgatggaaGGGGAAGCAAAGGATTGTTTGGTCTATAATGAAGAGGGAAGGGCAGAaggggaatgggggcaatgctGATATATCAACTATCTGTTTTTACTGTTTCTCATCAAGTGTAAAGAGATATTGGAATACTAAATTTTGGAATCCTGTGGAGTAATGATAACTTCCCTGCAAATAAGGGACGAACAatgtctcccccccccccccccccccccccttttttcctCAGTTTTCATCCACTCCTAAAATATGCAAATTACTGAACTGCAGATACATTACTATTTGATGTTTATCTTGTTTCTTTTGTATGTTATATTTCAAAGATTTATTTGGTATATCGGAATCTGCATTGCAGAATATGTGATATTTTATGATTGCTAacatttttaatcctttttttttataaaaaattatccatttAGTTATGAAGTATTTGCCTTTATCCCATACCTTTTAATCTCACTATAATGTCtgtttaaaat
Protein-coding sequences here:
- the LOC100791033 gene encoding putative invertase inhibitor codes for the protein MMLQASFLRLISFFFLIALPLGRSSTTLNVPKDIINQTCQKCANQSIILSYKLCSTSLPTVPVSHSANLEGLALVAMELALENVTSTLAIIEKLLDSTSLDNSALGCLADCLELYSDAAWTILNSVGVFLSGNYDVTRIWMSSVMEAASTCQQGFTERGEASPLTQENYNLFQLCGIALCIIHLATPGVPYSQLFHR
- the LOC102659800 gene encoding uncharacterized mitochondrial protein AtMg00810-like, which gives rise to MFKGQMMNGFEMSDLGLLTYVWGTEFKVTQYGVVMYQSKYAKDPLKRFNMLQSNPIGTLVEVGLVLKNDTDEYLVDPTYYRKIVGCLRYLCNTRPNLSFSRFMQEPKQSHLLVVKRILRYVQGTVDFGILFPKAEVGIELELVRYSYSD